The following are encoded together in the Oreochromis aureus strain Israel breed Guangdong linkage group 18, ZZ_aureus, whole genome shotgun sequence genome:
- the rgs5b gene encoding regulator of G-protein signaling 5b, with protein sequence MCRGRDSLPITCLERAKELKALFGSLLQKSDSITGHSKKSDKLRFNVEEPLKWKESFDNLLTSPNGLCLFRAFLVSEFSEENIAFYLACEDYKTTKPSKLASKAKKIYDEFIGSDAPREVNLDHATKAITKENMEQPSQTCFDVAQSKIYTLMEKDCYPRFLKSSTYLELTRKTKTG encoded by the exons ATGTGCAGAGGACGCGACTCGCTGCCTATCACCTGCCTTGAAAG GGCAAAAGAGCTGAAAGCTCTGTTTGGGAGTTTGCTACAGAAGTCAGACAGCATCACTGGGCACTCAAAGAAAAGTGACAAACTGAG GTTTAATGTTGAGGAGCCTCTTAAATGGAAGGAATCATTTGACAATCTGTTGACCAGCCCAA ATGGACTGTGTCTTTTCAGAGCATTCCTGGTGTCAGAGTTCAGTGAGGAAAACATTGCCTTTTACTTGGCATGTGAAGACTACAAAACAACTAAGCCTTCAAAACTAGCTAGCAAGGCAAAGAAAATCTATGATGAGTTCATCGGCTCCGACGCACCCCGTGAG GTAAATCTCGACCATGCGACCAAAGCGATCACCAAAGAGAACATGGAGCAGCCCAGCCAGACCTGTTTCGATGTGGCCCAATCTAAAATCTACACCCTGATGGAGAAAGACTGCTACCCTCGCTTCCTCAAATCCTCAACATACCTGGAGCTCACCAGGAAAACCAAGACGGGCTAA